In Acetonema longum DSM 6540, one DNA window encodes the following:
- the whiA gene encoding DNA-binding protein WhiA, producing the protein MSFSSDVRNELARVTGEKRCCHIAELAALMRMGGAMLIGGNSNLGISFTTENAAVARKVLKLLKQGFDVKTEIMVSRALRLKKNNSYMVRVTPSALVTQLLSTLGIIDGQTLNAGKDSGIMRKICCRRAYLRGAFLGGGSVNRPEGDYHLELVTGNLDFAKTLLRLLRTFQLSAGLTDRKNDYIVYLKDGDAIGAVLQIIGAHDALMIYENVRVMKEMRNQVNRLVNCETANLQKTVNAAVRQLEAIRYIEATVGLQSLSEGLRETAELRLQHPEASLQELERAHGDQVSKSGINHRLRKLEKISEKLQGRSFSPGKKSTFT; encoded by the coding sequence TTGTCCTTCTCTTCCGACGTTCGCAACGAATTGGCGCGGGTAACGGGTGAAAAGCGCTGCTGCCATATTGCTGAGCTGGCAGCATTGATGCGTATGGGCGGTGCCATGCTCATTGGCGGCAATTCTAATCTGGGCATCAGCTTTACTACGGAAAATGCGGCGGTGGCCCGGAAGGTTCTCAAACTCTTAAAACAAGGCTTCGATGTTAAGACCGAAATTATGGTTAGCCGGGCCTTGCGCCTCAAAAAAAACAATTCTTATATGGTAAGAGTCACTCCGTCAGCCCTGGTAACCCAGCTCTTATCTACTTTAGGGATCATTGATGGCCAGACCCTGAATGCGGGCAAAGACAGCGGGATTATGCGCAAGATTTGCTGCCGGCGGGCCTATCTGAGGGGGGCCTTTTTGGGCGGCGGCTCGGTGAACAGGCCGGAAGGCGACTATCATCTGGAACTGGTCACCGGCAATCTGGATTTCGCCAAAACTCTGCTGCGGCTCCTCAGGACGTTTCAGCTGAGCGCCGGCCTTACCGACCGGAAAAATGATTACATTGTCTACCTGAAAGACGGCGATGCCATTGGCGCGGTTCTGCAGATCATCGGGGCCCATGATGCCCTGATGATCTATGAAAATGTGCGGGTAATGAAGGAGATGCGCAACCAGGTTAATCGTCTGGTAAACTGTGAGACAGCCAATCTGCAGAAAACCGTCAATGCCGCTGTACGCCAACTGGAAGCCATTCGTTACATTGAAGCCACCGTCGGACTTCAATCCCTCTCCGAGGGATTGCGGGAAACCGCCGAGCTCAGATTGCAGCATCCCGAGGCCAGTCTGCAGGAGCTGGAACGGGCTCATGGCGATCAGGTCAGTAAATCCGGCATCAATCACCGGTTGCGAAAACTAGAAAAAATTTCTGAGAAATTACAAGGAAGAAGTTTTTCTCCTGGAAAAAAATCAACGTTTACATAG
- a CDS encoding chemotaxis protein CheX: MEMGVVSPFTEAVAGVLQRFGMQQVEVGEPRTEEGLLRSQEVTALVGLTKNVKGNVAYSMSEGMAKSIASLMMSGMPVNELDAMAQSAVAEMANMVTAHAATGLEKLGYSVDITTPSLVMGDGMMVRLTHLKTHVFPVKTEKGIMDVSVGLEF; encoded by the coding sequence ATGGAGATGGGGGTCGTTTCTCCCTTTACAGAAGCAGTTGCAGGAGTATTGCAACGGTTTGGCATGCAGCAGGTGGAAGTTGGGGAACCCAGAACTGAGGAAGGGTTGTTGCGCAGTCAAGAGGTGACAGCCCTGGTCGGGTTGACAAAAAACGTAAAGGGAAATGTGGCTTACAGTATGTCGGAGGGCATGGCCAAAAGTATCGCTTCTCTGATGATGTCAGGGATGCCGGTGAATGAGCTGGATGCCATGGCTCAAAGCGCTGTGGCCGAAATGGCGAACATGGTGACTGCCCACGCGGCAACCGGCCTTGAAAAATTAGGTTATAGCGTGGATATCACAACGCCTTCGCTGGTTATGGGCGATGGCATGATGGTCCGGCTGACACATCTGAAAACACATGTATTTCCGGTGAAAACCGAAAAAGGCATCATGGACGTCAGTGTCGGACTGGAATTTTAA
- a CDS encoding gluconeogenesis factor YvcK family protein: protein MKWIQWLYPGMKLKRWLFLFALGVILTSFGLAVVFNYQFISQVETQIFLTVYRLTGTHMPGSAPLAGLLVFFAGVAAMVLATKQMILSITSVLLPEGVGSIVQKIYDKRKRDKGPSVVVLGGGTGLSVLLRGLKKYTSNLTAIVTVADDGGSSGRLRQELGMIPPGDLRNCLVALAETEPLMEKLFQHRFGGGGMLAGHSFGNLFIAAMNEVLDDVELAIKESSKVLAVCGQVLPATTKPVRLVATMTDGSQVDGESRIPLSGKKIKHVAIEPADVKPVASALEAIAEADACILGPGSLYTSILPNLLVKEIADALRHSPAVKIYICNVMTQPGETDRYTASQHIKAIINHLGPGVIDYAIINVQTVASHLKEAYAREGAAPVEADVQNVKALGVEPVMANIISETSLVRHNSAQLSRIIMDMVEKIRYKSQVPFLDYYLYNLPVSSENDSNDNEDVC from the coding sequence ATGAAGTGGATACAGTGGCTATATCCCGGAATGAAGCTGAAACGCTGGCTGTTTCTCTTTGCTCTCGGCGTCATTCTGACCAGTTTCGGACTGGCGGTGGTGTTCAATTATCAGTTCATCAGCCAGGTGGAAACCCAGATCTTTCTTACGGTATACAGGCTAACCGGGACTCATATGCCGGGAAGCGCCCCTCTGGCCGGTTTGTTGGTGTTTTTTGCCGGAGTGGCAGCCATGGTGCTGGCCACCAAGCAGATGATCCTATCGATTACCAGCGTGCTGTTGCCGGAAGGCGTCGGCAGCATCGTACAGAAAATCTATGATAAACGCAAGCGGGACAAGGGGCCGTCGGTGGTCGTACTGGGCGGCGGTACCGGATTATCGGTACTCCTCAGGGGATTAAAAAAATACACCAGCAATCTTACTGCTATTGTGACTGTGGCCGATGACGGCGGCTCCTCGGGACGGCTCCGGCAGGAACTGGGCATGATTCCTCCCGGTGACCTGCGCAACTGTCTGGTGGCTCTGGCAGAAACCGAGCCGCTGATGGAAAAACTGTTTCAGCACCGCTTTGGCGGCGGCGGCATGCTGGCCGGACACAGTTTCGGCAACCTGTTCATCGCTGCTATGAATGAGGTGTTAGACGATGTGGAACTGGCCATCAAAGAATCCAGTAAAGTGCTGGCGGTTTGCGGCCAGGTGCTGCCGGCCACTACCAAGCCTGTACGGTTGGTGGCCACTATGACTGACGGCAGCCAGGTTGACGGTGAATCGCGGATTCCTTTGTCCGGCAAGAAAATTAAACACGTTGCCATCGAGCCGGCTGATGTAAAACCGGTGGCCAGTGCTCTGGAGGCTATCGCTGAAGCCGATGCCTGCATTTTGGGGCCGGGCAGTCTATACACCAGCATATTGCCTAATCTTTTGGTTAAAGAAATTGCCGATGCGCTGCGGCATTCGCCGGCGGTAAAAATTTATATCTGCAACGTCATGACTCAGCCGGGTGAAACCGACCGATATACCGCATCCCAGCATATCAAGGCGATTATCAATCATTTAGGACCGGGTGTGATTGATTACGCCATCATCAATGTCCAGACTGTAGCGTCCCATCTTAAAGAAGCATACGCCAGAGAAGGAGCCGCCCCGGTCGAGGCCGATGTCCAGAATGTGAAGGCGCTAGGCGTAGAGCCGGTTATGGCCAACATCATCAGCGAGACCAGCCTGGTGCGTCACAATTCAGCCCAGTTGTCCCGCATTATTATGGATATGGTTGAAAAAATAAGATATAAGAGCCAGGTACCTTTCCTGGATTATTACCTATATAATCTACCGGTTTCGTCGGAGAATGATTCCAATGACAATGAGGATGTCTGTTGA
- the scfA gene encoding six-cysteine ranthipeptide SCIFF, whose protein sequence is MAKHVKTINTASLQQTVHTGGCGQCQTSCQSACKTSCTVGNQVCQK, encoded by the coding sequence GTGGCCAAACACGTGAAAACCATTAATACAGCCTCACTGCAACAAACCGTACATACCGGCGGTTGCGGCCAGTGCCAGACTTCTTGCCAGTCGGCCTGCAAAACATCCTGTACAGTAGGCAATCAGGTCTGCCAGAAGTAA